Proteins from a genomic interval of Leifsonia shinshuensis:
- a CDS encoding ROK family transcriptional regulator: MLDTLRTEGPSSQAQLARTLNVSAATVNAIVRDLKKHGTVEIRPINGREGVVTLVTGSGTYVTIEIADHSIRGAAYAFSHQERVEKRIDGDSTIEAALELISDLAEAVGTTAHAIDGLAVAVQAPIERATGAIAPWCNSRLPAWAGVDISAAFRRALDVPVLVDNDANFAALAEWTWGAGRGAEDLLYVRASEGVGGGVVINGSIYQGGSGMAGDLGHIAVDPGGDVCYCGSRGCLTTLISERAIVSAVRTSPGIKRTLTEVIAAARAGDAACQRVLAEAGAYLGRALANAAKILGPSLIAVGGELGEAGPIVFDALLSSVELSSLRSSENATRFVVGEIDESASLQGALAALLTELGKGVSEIEPWMAAA, from the coding sequence TTGCTCGACACCCTTCGCACGGAGGGCCCCTCCTCCCAAGCCCAGCTCGCCCGCACACTCAACGTCTCCGCAGCGACCGTCAATGCGATTGTGCGCGATCTCAAGAAGCACGGGACCGTCGAGATCCGTCCGATCAACGGGCGCGAAGGCGTCGTGACACTTGTCACGGGTTCGGGAACCTACGTGACGATCGAGATTGCCGACCACTCGATCCGGGGCGCGGCCTATGCCTTCTCGCACCAGGAGCGCGTCGAAAAGCGGATCGATGGCGACAGCACCATCGAGGCGGCCCTGGAACTGATCAGCGACCTGGCCGAAGCCGTTGGCACGACCGCCCATGCGATCGACGGCCTCGCGGTCGCAGTCCAGGCACCCATCGAGCGTGCCACTGGGGCGATCGCCCCTTGGTGCAACAGCCGTCTCCCTGCCTGGGCCGGGGTCGACATCTCGGCTGCCTTCCGCCGGGCCCTCGATGTTCCCGTGCTCGTCGACAACGACGCCAACTTCGCAGCGCTCGCCGAATGGACATGGGGAGCAGGACGCGGCGCTGAGGATCTGCTCTACGTCCGCGCATCCGAGGGTGTCGGAGGCGGTGTCGTCATCAACGGATCCATCTATCAGGGTGGCAGCGGGATGGCCGGCGACCTCGGTCACATCGCTGTCGATCCCGGCGGCGACGTCTGCTATTGCGGCAGCCGGGGCTGCCTCACGACTCTTATCTCCGAGCGCGCGATCGTGTCGGCCGTGCGCACCTCACCGGGAATCAAACGAACGCTTACCGAGGTCATCGCCGCGGCACGAGCCGGAGATGCCGCCTGCCAGCGGGTGCTCGCCGAGGCCGGCGCCTACCTCGGCCGTGCCCTCGCCAACGCTGCGAAGATTCTCGGGCCGAGCCTGATCGCAGTCGGCGGCGAGCTGGGAGAGGCGGGCCCGATCGTCTTCGACGCATTGCTATCGTCCGTGGAGCTTTCTAGTCTGCGCTCCAGCGAGAACGCGACTCGATTCGTCGTCGGCGAGATCGATGAGTCAGCGTCGCTCCAGGGCGCCCTTGCCGCTCTTCTAACCGAGCTGGGCAAAGGCGTGAGCGAGATCGAGCCGTGGATGGCGGCTGCCTAG
- a CDS encoding ABC transporter permease, whose amino-acid sequence MSTPTPTPTPAPAPATDWRTTATPAIDTRATKPKPWWQKTLSSRATSILLLDIVLFIFFSIVTHGLFASLGSIQALLLTGTEALLLALGLTMLLGAGIFDLSLGANLVLSSVVGATIMKAVVAPDAAGNVTGNLGLGIFAGLVAAVLTGAIFGLVNGILVAYGRINALIATLGTLGVGTGLALVISGGADLGGLPAQLQSGFGLAAVGPIPLPTIVAIVAAVILFLVVRFTRFGMRTLAIGSSRPSAERVGIRVPAHLLKLTIMAGALAGIAGFINIAHFAGTSINGHANDALNAVTAAVIGGTLLEGGRISILGTVWGAALAVILQGGLVMIGVSSYYQLMAVGIVLIIAVGLDRISYVRRRATT is encoded by the coding sequence ATGAGCACCCCGACCCCGACGCCGACGCCTGCGCCTGCGCCTGCGACAGATTGGCGCACCACAGCCACCCCGGCCATCGACACACGAGCGACTAAGCCGAAGCCGTGGTGGCAGAAGACGCTGTCCAGTCGCGCCACCTCCATCCTGCTGTTGGACATTGTGCTGTTCATCTTCTTCAGCATCGTCACACATGGGCTTTTCGCCTCTCTCGGCAGCATTCAGGCGCTTCTGCTCACCGGAACCGAAGCGCTGCTCCTTGCTCTCGGCCTGACAATGCTGCTCGGCGCCGGGATCTTCGACCTGTCGCTTGGAGCGAACCTGGTCCTGTCATCGGTGGTCGGCGCGACGATCATGAAGGCGGTCGTCGCACCGGATGCGGCGGGCAACGTCACCGGCAACCTCGGGCTGGGGATCTTCGCCGGTCTCGTGGCTGCAGTCCTCACCGGCGCGATCTTCGGTCTCGTGAATGGCATCCTCGTGGCGTACGGGCGGATCAACGCCTTGATCGCAACGCTGGGAACGCTCGGCGTCGGAACCGGTCTCGCACTAGTGATCAGCGGCGGTGCGGACCTCGGAGGCCTTCCTGCGCAGCTGCAGTCGGGCTTCGGCCTCGCGGCAGTCGGTCCGATCCCCTTGCCGACGATCGTTGCCATCGTCGCGGCGGTGATCCTCTTCCTCGTGGTTCGTTTCACTCGGTTCGGGATGCGGACGCTCGCGATCGGCTCGTCCCGTCCTTCGGCAGAACGTGTAGGTATCCGGGTACCCGCGCATCTTCTCAAGCTGACCATCATGGCGGGCGCGCTGGCCGGCATCGCTGGATTCATCAACATCGCGCACTTCGCCGGCACGAGCATCAATGGTCACGCCAATGACGCGCTCAACGCGGTGACTGCGGCCGTCATCGGTGGAACGCTCCTGGAAGGTGGCCGGATCTCCATCCTCGGAACGGTCTGGGGCGCCGCTCTCGCCGTGATCCTCCAGGGCGGTCTGGTGATGATCGGTGTCTCGTCCTACTACCAGCTCATGGCAGTGGGCATCGTCCTGATCATCGCGGTCGGCCTCGACCGGATCAGCTACGTCCGACGCCGAGCAACCACCTAA
- a CDS encoding ATP-binding cassette domain-containing protein, which translates to MRDDSLPDAGNRPRSGADDSVANGNTALATPGVAIAARNVSKQFGHVHALRDASLTAHHGEIVALFGDNGAGKSTFLRILQGSHKPDNGEVIVDDQPVVMTSVRDAQRLGVDTVYQDLSLAPDLSVVDNMFLGDEILTGGAGGLLGILDRKEMEERTDAALRELSIALPSLTVPIRDLSGGQRQAVAVARSVMRSTTAVLLDEPTAALGARQSELVCDLMRRVADRGLGVVVVSHDLPRVLGLADRVVILWRGETVLDSPAADLTVPEVVATMVGYKKEQAS; encoded by the coding sequence GTGAGAGACGACTCACTACCCGACGCGGGCAACCGGCCCCGATCCGGCGCTGACGATTCCGTAGCGAACGGAAACACGGCCCTGGCAACCCCAGGTGTGGCGATCGCCGCACGCAACGTGAGCAAACAGTTCGGCCACGTGCACGCACTGCGCGATGCTTCGCTCACCGCGCACCACGGCGAGATCGTCGCCCTGTTCGGCGACAACGGTGCCGGAAAGTCGACCTTCCTCCGCATCCTCCAAGGAAGTCACAAACCGGACAACGGCGAGGTCATCGTCGATGACCAGCCGGTCGTGATGACCTCCGTACGCGATGCGCAGAGGCTCGGCGTGGACACGGTCTACCAAGACCTCTCCTTGGCCCCTGACCTGAGTGTCGTAGACAACATGTTCCTGGGCGACGAAATCCTCACCGGCGGTGCAGGCGGCCTGTTAGGCATCCTGGACCGCAAGGAGATGGAGGAGCGGACGGACGCCGCGCTTCGTGAGTTGTCGATCGCTCTTCCTTCGCTGACCGTCCCTATCCGCGATCTCTCCGGCGGTCAGCGTCAGGCCGTCGCAGTCGCCCGATCTGTCATGCGATCGACGACGGCAGTCCTCCTCGACGAGCCGACCGCCGCTCTCGGCGCTCGGCAGTCCGAGCTCGTCTGCGATCTCATGCGCCGCGTCGCCGACCGGGGCCTCGGAGTCGTGGTCGTGTCACACGATCTTCCCCGAGTTCTCGGCCTTGCCGACCGCGTCGTCATCCTCTGGCGCGGCGAGACCGTCCTGGACAGCCCGGCCGCCGACCTCACCGTCCCCGAAGTCGTCGCGACGATGGTCGGCTACAAGAAGGAACAAGCATCATGA
- a CDS encoding sugar ABC transporter substrate-binding protein, translating into MHRYARRTAGVLAAASLTVGLAACSSVASVPADTSGSTKGITIAGVFGNTFDPFWTSIGCGASQEAKKLGVTYKEFSSTSADTAAFDQSFNSAKLTNPNGMFVNPLNPDQFVSQYQTLMSQGVPIVTLNATTPPSQYKIVGTDVTHLDFVDDTVALVPKDASGKLAIINGVPGLVPVENRLNPVVQAILKGRSGLTALDPVYTQFDSSKATQAVSSLIVANPDLQVIVAADGPDGAATAAAVKAAGKAGKITVIALDATPPEVAALKDGTITGLVAQAPKKIGAEQLSTLVDFLKTQKTPSAIKPTSDTTGIPQKLLTSKNVDDSANSDWVYTASCK; encoded by the coding sequence ATGCACAGATACGCTCGCCGCACCGCCGGCGTCCTCGCCGCAGCATCCCTCACCGTCGGGCTTGCCGCCTGCAGTTCGGTCGCATCCGTCCCCGCGGACACGTCCGGCAGCACCAAGGGCATCACGATCGCCGGAGTCTTCGGCAACACGTTCGACCCGTTCTGGACCTCCATCGGTTGTGGGGCCAGCCAGGAAGCCAAGAAGCTCGGCGTGACCTACAAGGAGTTCTCATCGACCTCGGCCGACACGGCAGCATTCGACCAGAGCTTCAACTCCGCCAAGCTGACCAACCCGAACGGGATGTTCGTCAACCCGCTCAATCCGGACCAGTTCGTCAGCCAGTACCAGACCCTGATGAGCCAGGGTGTGCCGATCGTCACGCTCAACGCGACGACCCCTCCCTCCCAGTACAAGATCGTCGGGACGGATGTCACCCACCTGGACTTCGTCGATGACACCGTCGCCCTCGTCCCCAAGGATGCCTCCGGCAAGCTGGCGATCATCAACGGCGTCCCCGGCCTGGTACCGGTCGAGAACCGTCTGAACCCGGTCGTTCAGGCGATCCTCAAGGGGCGTTCGGGCCTGACCGCGCTCGACCCGGTCTACACCCAGTTCGACTCGTCCAAAGCCACGCAGGCCGTGTCCTCGCTCATTGTGGCCAACCCCGACCTCCAGGTGATCGTCGCCGCGGACGGTCCAGACGGTGCCGCGACCGCTGCGGCCGTGAAGGCTGCGGGCAAAGCGGGGAAGATCACCGTGATCGCCCTCGACGCTACGCCGCCGGAGGTCGCCGCGCTCAAGGACGGCACAATCACCGGGCTCGTCGCTCAAGCGCCCAAAAAGATCGGGGCCGAGCAGCTGAGCACGCTCGTCGACTTCCTCAAGACCCAGAAGACACCGTCCGCGATCAAGCCAACAAGTGACACCACCGGCATCCCGCAGAAGCTCCTCACGTCGAAGAACGTGGACGATTCTGCCAACAGTGACTGGGTGTACACCGCCTCCTGCAAGTAG
- a CDS encoding ROK family transcriptional regulator → MNTPTAAFDRRRGQSGFRQANVKRVIEALRLGPSSQAALARSTSLSASTVNVIVRSLRDRGLVETSSTNGRESLVALVPKHKVVIAVQVGASALRVAVFDFTNERRTDVSEAVVAESDAGPKRASQLIGEALLEAGIDANEVDVVSVAVQGPIARRSGSVASWAAAHLPGWQEVAIASELEAALGATVIVDNDANLAGLAEWTWGAGRGHDSFFYALCSAHIGGAFILAGKVYRGADGLAGEIGHMVVDPSGPLCFCGSRGCLTTYASEAALLASLASVNTDMLSLGDIIEGARSGDLAARGAFYEAGRLIGRALGNVGKTMAPEVIAVGGDLRAAGEPLIQGVRSAAEIASLRAVSPTIELRPAELVDDVVLLGALAAGLEQQETLLGELPEWVNLRTSYEQEMV, encoded by the coding sequence ATGAACACACCCACCGCAGCGTTCGATAGACGCCGAGGTCAATCCGGGTTCCGGCAGGCGAATGTCAAGCGGGTCATCGAAGCGCTGCGACTCGGCCCCTCCTCTCAGGCCGCCCTGGCACGCTCGACGTCTCTGAGTGCGTCGACAGTCAATGTGATCGTGCGGTCGCTTCGCGACCGAGGGCTAGTGGAGACGAGCTCGACGAACGGGCGAGAGTCCCTCGTTGCCCTCGTGCCCAAGCATAAGGTCGTCATCGCGGTCCAGGTGGGGGCGTCTGCGCTGCGCGTCGCGGTCTTCGACTTCACCAACGAACGCCGGACCGACGTGTCGGAGGCGGTAGTAGCCGAGAGTGATGCCGGGCCCAAGCGAGCAAGCCAGCTCATCGGCGAAGCATTGCTAGAGGCGGGCATCGATGCGAATGAAGTAGATGTCGTATCCGTCGCCGTCCAGGGACCGATCGCGCGTCGTTCAGGCTCCGTCGCGTCCTGGGCGGCCGCTCATCTCCCGGGGTGGCAGGAAGTGGCCATCGCCAGCGAACTCGAGGCCGCACTCGGCGCAACGGTCATCGTGGACAACGATGCCAACCTCGCAGGCCTCGCCGAATGGACCTGGGGAGCTGGTCGCGGTCACGACTCGTTCTTCTATGCACTGTGTTCCGCTCATATCGGTGGAGCCTTCATCCTCGCCGGAAAGGTCTACCGCGGGGCCGACGGCTTAGCGGGCGAAATCGGTCACATGGTCGTGGATCCGTCGGGGCCGCTCTGCTTCTGCGGCAGCCGCGGATGCCTCACCACCTACGCGTCGGAGGCAGCTCTCCTCGCGTCTCTAGCCTCGGTGAACACCGACATGCTGTCTCTGGGGGACATCATCGAAGGCGCGCGCTCGGGTGATCTCGCAGCGCGCGGCGCGTTCTACGAGGCGGGCAGGCTGATCGGCCGCGCCCTCGGAAACGTCGGGAAGACGATGGCGCCGGAGGTTATCGCTGTGGGCGGCGATCTCCGCGCCGCTGGAGAGCCACTTATCCAAGGCGTACGGTCCGCCGCAGAGATCGCGAGCCTTCGTGCGGTTTCGCCCACCATCGAGCTCCGGCCTGCTGAACTTGTTGACGATGTGGTCCTGTTGGGGGCGCTCGCAGCCGGCCTGGAACAACAGGAAACCCTCCTCGGCGAACTCCCCGAGTGGGTCAACCTACGAACATCGTACGAACAAGAAATGGTTTAG
- a CDS encoding MFS transporter, with protein sequence MRNQLTSDNETPTAAVSALSTDETISGRPGVFVRLTLMMLLEFVVFGSWFATFGLVLATHGLGAIIGPAYTLAAVAAIASPMLLGAIGDRFLASQKALALAQIAGGIVMALLPTIIASGNGGLTLTLIFVYMLFFQPTLGLANSIAFRHLGTNQKAFPYIRVFGTLGWVIAGLGVGALGLSASTNLFYVTAIASFIFGVYSFTLPSTPAPAKGARFSLGDLVGAKAFSLLKYRNFAVLMICSLLTAVALGVYNTYASPFLGALGIQNVAGVLAIGQAAEVVFVITIPFAVKYLGMKWALLGGMVMWGVRFALFIVAANDHTWVAVLAVALQGICNDFFLVLAAMYIGRVAPVQFSAQAQSMLILVVSGFGQFFGSLFSGFVYAGTVGADPHAGPAAWTPIWIIPIVSAIITAVVWIIFFRYDRKKPLTVLGAEEQSGATIPSTVSAASESA encoded by the coding sequence ATGAGGAATCAGCTCACCAGCGACAACGAGACACCGACAGCGGCTGTCTCCGCACTCTCAACCGATGAGACCATCAGTGGCCGTCCCGGCGTGTTCGTCCGCCTCACTCTCATGATGCTGCTCGAGTTCGTCGTGTTCGGATCGTGGTTCGCGACCTTCGGTCTCGTCCTGGCGACCCACGGTCTCGGCGCGATCATCGGACCGGCGTACACGCTCGCGGCCGTCGCTGCGATCGCGTCCCCGATGCTCCTCGGAGCAATCGGCGACCGGTTCCTGGCATCGCAGAAGGCCCTGGCCCTCGCGCAGATCGCCGGCGGCATTGTTATGGCACTCCTCCCGACAATCATCGCGTCCGGCAACGGCGGCCTCACCCTGACGCTGATCTTCGTCTACATGCTTTTCTTCCAGCCCACGCTTGGGCTCGCCAACTCCATCGCCTTTAGGCACCTTGGCACCAACCAGAAGGCCTTCCCGTACATCCGCGTGTTCGGCACCCTCGGCTGGGTCATCGCCGGACTCGGGGTCGGCGCCCTCGGACTTTCGGCCTCAACGAACCTCTTCTACGTCACGGCGATCGCCAGCTTCATCTTCGGCGTCTACTCCTTCACCCTCCCGTCGACACCAGCTCCGGCCAAGGGAGCGCGTTTCTCGCTCGGCGACCTCGTAGGTGCGAAGGCCTTCAGCCTCCTGAAGTACCGCAACTTCGCAGTTCTGATGATCTGCTCCCTCCTTACCGCCGTTGCGCTTGGCGTCTACAACACCTACGCGTCTCCGTTCCTCGGCGCTCTCGGCATCCAGAACGTCGCAGGCGTGCTGGCGATCGGCCAGGCCGCTGAGGTGGTCTTCGTGATCACGATCCCATTCGCGGTGAAGTACCTCGGCATGAAGTGGGCCCTCCTCGGCGGCATGGTGATGTGGGGCGTTCGTTTCGCGCTCTTCATCGTCGCTGCTAACGACCACACCTGGGTCGCCGTCCTCGCCGTCGCGCTTCAGGGTATATGCAACGACTTCTTCCTCGTGCTGGCGGCCATGTACATCGGCCGTGTTGCTCCAGTTCAGTTCTCGGCACAGGCCCAGAGCATGCTGATCCTTGTGGTCTCGGGCTTCGGCCAGTTCTTCGGCTCCCTCTTCTCCGGCTTTGTCTACGCGGGCACCGTCGGCGCCGACCCGCACGCCGGCCCGGCAGCGTGGACACCGATCTGGATCATCCCCATCGTGTCGGCGATCATCACCGCCGTGGTCTGGATCATCTTCTTCCGGTACGACCGCAAGAAGCCGCTGACCGTGCTCGGCGCCGAGGAGCAGTCCGGAGCGACGATCCCCAGCACTGTTAGCGCCGCCTCGGAGAGCGCGTGA
- a CDS encoding GMC oxidoreductase, with the protein MNEVLNKRYDALVVGSGPAGSTAVKELTERGMDVLLLEAGRDITEDDFVPGPPTPPAAMSIDLFGRARAFLRGQYVQARRAMYQPQKDPFLVNDLQQPYTTKDGNFLWIRGQQLGGRFHSYGRMLLRASDHEFKGKTLTGRGEDWPISYSDLEPYYDRIEEFLGLYGEKDGIPNLPDGRYRGPSLLTESEKQFKKVVEERWPERKVIPWRYAAPNLHRVPLGVVAARETGRLTERMNAVVSRVTIDRSTGKADGVVFIDRITKKEYTVKADVIVLCASTIESIRLMLNSATDGHPDGLGNSSGLLGKYFMDQTPSLLFGDDPSRPGFERIDPAPPDPYYPPVGGIYIPQFDNVDGITNPNFEHGWAMQGTVGRIPVPEGHGGTVGLMGFGEIPAYRENNVSISRAIKDRWGIPVPRIRLGITDNERELMRAQVAGLKEMALASGYRINFAGSPLGLDSKKVWPNADPFSRALFVLAFKKSVSMGAAIHECGGARIGSDPKTSVLNEFNQSWDVPNLFVTDASAYVTNGAVGPTLTIMAMTARACEYIADQHAAGAL; encoded by the coding sequence ATGAACGAAGTACTGAATAAGCGCTACGACGCGCTCGTCGTCGGCTCCGGCCCCGCCGGCTCGACCGCCGTCAAAGAGCTCACGGAGCGCGGGATGGATGTCCTCCTCCTGGAGGCCGGCCGCGACATCACCGAGGACGACTTCGTCCCCGGCCCTCCGACCCCTCCCGCTGCGATGAGCATCGACCTCTTCGGTCGCGCCCGGGCGTTCCTGCGCGGTCAGTACGTGCAGGCGCGCCGAGCCATGTACCAGCCGCAGAAGGACCCGTTCCTGGTCAACGACCTGCAGCAGCCGTACACGACCAAGGATGGCAACTTCCTCTGGATCCGTGGGCAGCAGCTCGGCGGCCGCTTCCACTCCTACGGACGGATGCTGTTGCGTGCGTCGGATCACGAGTTCAAGGGCAAGACGCTGACCGGCCGTGGTGAGGATTGGCCGATCTCGTATTCGGACCTAGAACCGTACTACGACCGAATCGAGGAGTTCCTCGGGCTCTACGGCGAGAAGGATGGCATTCCCAACCTGCCTGACGGTCGCTACCGCGGTCCGTCACTTCTCACCGAATCGGAGAAGCAGTTCAAGAAGGTCGTCGAAGAGCGCTGGCCCGAGCGGAAGGTCATTCCGTGGCGCTACGCCGCCCCCAACCTCCACCGCGTGCCGCTGGGCGTCGTCGCCGCACGTGAGACCGGCCGGCTCACCGAGCGGATGAACGCGGTCGTGAGCCGCGTCACCATCGACCGTTCCACTGGCAAGGCGGACGGCGTCGTCTTCATCGACCGGATCACTAAGAAGGAGTACACGGTCAAGGCGGACGTCATCGTGCTGTGCGCGTCGACGATTGAGTCGATCCGCCTGATGCTCAACTCGGCCACCGACGGCCACCCGGACGGTCTCGGCAATTCGTCCGGTCTGCTCGGCAAGTACTTCATGGACCAGACGCCCAGCCTGCTGTTCGGCGACGACCCGAGCCGTCCCGGCTTCGAGCGCATCGACCCAGCACCGCCCGACCCGTACTACCCGCCGGTTGGCGGCATCTACATCCCGCAGTTCGACAACGTCGACGGGATCACCAACCCGAACTTCGAGCATGGTTGGGCGATGCAGGGGACGGTCGGTCGCATCCCGGTCCCTGAAGGCCACGGCGGAACGGTGGGTCTGATGGGCTTCGGCGAGATCCCGGCCTATCGCGAGAACAACGTCAGCATCAGCCGCGCCATCAAGGACCGCTGGGGCATCCCCGTACCGCGCATCCGCCTCGGCATCACGGACAACGAGCGAGAGCTCATGCGCGCCCAGGTGGCCGGTCTCAAGGAAATGGCTCTGGCCAGCGGATACCGGATCAACTTCGCCGGCTCTCCACTCGGCCTGGACTCCAAGAAGGTATGGCCGAACGCCGACCCGTTCAGCCGCGCACTCTTCGTCCTCGCCTTCAAGAAGAGCGTCTCGATGGGCGCCGCGATCCACGAGTGCGGCGGCGCCCGCATTGGATCCGACCCGAAGACCTCCGTGCTCAACGAGTTCAATCAGAGCTGGGACGTGCCGAACCTCTTCGTGACCGACGCAAGTGCCTACGTCACCAACGGTGCCGTAGGACCAACCCTGACCATCATGGCGATGACCGCTCGTGCGTGCGAGTACATCGCCGACCAGCACGCCGCCGGCGCGCTCTGA
- a CDS encoding C-glycoside deglycosidase beta subunit domain-containing protein: protein MFDNFLIRSDSLRNDVVDGETVGFSLAVRHANYRGVFLSLHNGYFIEVDGVNYPTSVQTFEINGQAPRTFEELKTAVWEHWDYDDEGILHMAAPGGLSEGPHTVRLQQSVLAAYGYLPTDEEWVKNPPVPGSGAGSDKTPQIISYDLTLTSPVASSTQENR from the coding sequence ATGTTCGACAACTTCCTGATCCGCTCCGACAGCCTCCGCAACGACGTCGTCGATGGCGAGACCGTGGGATTTTCTCTTGCCGTCCGGCACGCGAACTACCGCGGCGTCTTCCTCTCCCTCCACAACGGCTACTTCATCGAAGTCGACGGTGTGAACTACCCGACCAGCGTGCAGACGTTCGAGATCAACGGGCAGGCACCGCGGACGTTCGAGGAGCTCAAGACGGCCGTGTGGGAGCACTGGGACTACGACGACGAAGGCATCCTCCACATGGCCGCGCCCGGCGGCCTGTCGGAGGGGCCCCACACCGTCCGGTTGCAGCAGTCCGTGCTGGCTGCCTACGGATACCTCCCGACCGACGAGGAGTGGGTGAAGAACCCGCCCGTGCCCGGCAGCGGGGCGGGTTCCGACAAGACCCCCCAGATCATCAGCTACGACCTGACCCTGACCAGTCCCGTCGCGAGCAGCACCCAGGAGAACCGATGA
- a CDS encoding lactonase family protein, translating into MTDSSTPSSGRLVAFVGSYASGPADGGGGITVVEVQDDGAALSVLSATSVPEEAGYLKYAPSTGTLYAVDERKTDGRGPVRAPASVRAFKVDQADGSLTRLNTLIAPAPFPTYLDFDEKRRALVCASHGSFDHVEQIVRTAEGWTVEYVYDDSAVLLYSVKPDGSLDVLRDVVVLAGHGLDPNDSPQAGGHGQASAHAHSAVIDPSARYVIVCDKGTDVISVFELSDTLTLVSEFAMRQQTGPRHLVFDTSGTHALLTCEFSSEVASLGFDPETGTFELIDSASSTADGFTGLNEPADLRLHPDGRFLYVNNRGEDSLAWFEIMPDKSLARRGHVALAKSLHPGLAARSFAFTPSADTVLIADRPAGLIRAYRVDRTTGALTELSELSLPDPAFIEFAELAS; encoded by the coding sequence ATGACCGATTCATCCACACCCTCGAGCGGCAGGCTGGTCGCCTTCGTGGGCAGCTACGCCAGCGGCCCGGCGGATGGCGGAGGTGGTATCACTGTCGTCGAGGTGCAGGACGACGGCGCAGCACTCTCCGTCCTCAGCGCCACAAGTGTGCCGGAGGAGGCGGGCTACCTCAAATACGCGCCATCCACCGGCACGCTCTACGCGGTCGACGAGCGCAAGACCGACGGCCGGGGACCAGTGCGAGCACCCGCCTCGGTCCGCGCGTTCAAGGTCGACCAGGCCGACGGATCGCTCACCCGGCTGAACACGCTCATCGCACCGGCTCCGTTCCCCACCTACCTCGACTTTGACGAGAAGCGTCGGGCGCTCGTGTGCGCCAGCCACGGGAGCTTCGACCACGTGGAGCAGATCGTCCGCACGGCTGAAGGCTGGACGGTCGAGTACGTGTACGACGACTCGGCAGTCCTGCTCTACAGCGTCAAACCCGACGGCTCACTCGACGTGCTCCGCGATGTCGTCGTCCTCGCTGGACACGGGCTCGACCCGAACGACTCTCCGCAAGCCGGCGGCCACGGCCAGGCGAGCGCGCACGCTCACAGTGCAGTGATCGATCCCTCTGCGAGGTACGTCATCGTCTGCGACAAGGGGACGGACGTCATTTCCGTCTTCGAGCTTTCGGACACGCTCACGTTGGTCAGCGAGTTCGCGATGCGGCAGCAGACCGGCCCGCGCCATCTCGTTTTCGATACGAGCGGAACGCATGCGCTGCTGACCTGCGAGTTCTCCTCCGAAGTCGCATCTCTCGGATTCGACCCAGAGACGGGAACGTTCGAACTGATCGACAGTGCCTCCTCCACAGCGGACGGCTTCACCGGCCTCAACGAGCCGGCGGATCTGCGCCTCCATCCCGACGGCAGATTCCTCTACGTGAACAACCGCGGCGAGGATTCCCTCGCATGGTTCGAAATCATGCCCGACAAGTCTCTTGCTCGACGCGGACACGTAGCGCTGGCGAAATCGCTCCACCCCGGACTGGCCGCACGCAGTTTCGCCTTCACGCCATCGGCCGATACCGTGCTGATCGCCGACCGGCCGGCCGGCCTCATCAGGGCGTACCGCGTCGACCGCACGACCGGCGCACTGACCGAGCTCTCCGAGCTTTCCCTGCCGGACCCGGCGTTCATCGAATTCGCGGAGCTCGCATCATGA